The following are encoded in a window of Chlorocebus sabaeus isolate Y175 chromosome 10, mChlSab1.0.hap1, whole genome shotgun sequence genomic DNA:
- the LOC119623470 gene encoding DIS3-like exonuclease 2 has product MLLANMAVAHKIHRAFPEQALLRRHPPPQTRMLNDLVEFCDQTGLPVDFSSAGALNKSLTQTFGDDKYSLARKEVLTNMCSRPMQMALYFCSGLLRDPA; this is encoded by the exons ATgctcttggccaacatggcagtgGCCCACAAGATCCACCGCGCCTTCCCCGAGCAGGCCCTGCTGCGCCGGCACCCCCCACCCCAGACAAGGATGCTCAATGACCTGGTGGAATTCTGCGACCAGACGGGGCTGCCCGTGGACTTCAGCTCCGCAGGAGCCCTCAAT aaaagcctgacCCAAACATTTGGAGATGACAAGTACTCACTGGCCCGGAAGGAGGTGCTCACCAATATGTGCTCCCGGCCCATGCAG ATGGCACTGTACTTCTGCTCGGGGCTGCTGCGGGACCCGGCATAG